The following are encoded together in the Onychostoma macrolepis isolate SWU-2019 chromosome 03, ASM1243209v1, whole genome shotgun sequence genome:
- the LOC131537682 gene encoding complement C1q-like protein 4, whose amino-acid sequence HLGAVPSDEDLRSRYSKISNLTESQVEELRKENRDREIAFSASLMESGSGHIGPFSTDITLTYRNVFTNIGNAYNPITGIFTAPLKGAYKFNFSVYGGGHPSTASAVSIVKNGEKVVMAHGHQDQYTVNSSNGVVLILEVGDVVYVRLWSGERIYDNQNNHITFSGYLLFPLK is encoded by the exons AAATTTCTAATCTTACTGAGAGTCAAGTGGAGGAGCTGAGAAAGGAAAATAGAG acagagagatagcaTTTTCAGCTTCACTGATGGAGTCTGGCAGTGGACATATCGGTCCTTTCAGCACTGACATCACACTAACCTACAGGAACGTCTTCACAAACATAGGGAACGCCTACAACCCAATTACAG GTATTTTCACAGCTCCACTGAAAGGAGCGTACAAGTTCAACTTCTCTGTCTATGGTGGTGGTCATCCCTCAACTGCATCAGCTGTCTCCATTGTGAAGAACGGAGAGAAGGTGGTTATGGCACATGGTCATCAGGATCAGTACACTGTAAACTCCTCAAATGGAGTTGTGTTGATTCTGGAGGTTGGAGATGTCGTCTATGTGAGACTTTGGTCTGGAGAAAGGATATATGATAACCAGAATAACCACATCACTTTCAGTGGTTACCTACTGTTTCCCTTAAAATAA